The Holophagales bacterium genome has a segment encoding these proteins:
- a CDS encoding response regulator has protein sequence MERGRTGSMHKILLVDDMRSFLDLEATFLSRAECHLLTASTGLEAIRVARAEKPDLIVLDIEMPEMNGIQACRILKSEAVTSHIPVIVLTSMQMEDEARRAGADHFLRKPIDEPTFLAEVKRFLPIVERTETRVSLDAPVTLWRDGDTFEVRLVNLSRTGFYVETGQRHPIGARLEVSFSLPEDPSGKLITGEALVVRHGDDPPGFGCRFRQVSSGVRLVVEDWVERVAAGR, from the coding sequence GTGGAGCGAGGTCGTACCGGTTCGATGCACAAGATCCTGCTCGTGGACGACATGAGGAGCTTCCTCGACCTGGAAGCCACGTTCCTCTCGCGCGCCGAGTGCCACCTCCTGACCGCCTCGACCGGCCTCGAGGCGATCCGGGTGGCCCGCGCCGAGAAGCCCGACCTCATCGTCCTCGACATCGAGATGCCCGAGATGAACGGCATCCAGGCCTGCCGCATCCTGAAGTCGGAAGCCGTCACGTCGCACATCCCGGTCATCGTCCTCACCTCGATGCAGATGGAGGACGAGGCCCGGCGCGCCGGCGCGGACCACTTCCTGAGGAAACCGATCGACGAGCCGACGTTCCTGGCCGAGGTGAAGCGGTTCCTCCCGATCGTCGAGCGGACCGAGACACGCGTCTCCCTCGACGCCCCGGTCACCCTCTGGCGCGACGGCGACACCTTCGAAGTCCGCCTCGTGAACCTCTCGCGGACCGGCTTCTACGTCGAGACCGGCCAGCGCCATCCGATCGGTGCCCGGCTCGAGGTCTCCTTCTCCCTGCCCGAGGACCCTTCCGGCAAGCTCATCACCGGAGAGGCCCTCGTCGTGAGGCACGGAGACGACCCGCCCGGCTTCGGCTGCCGGTTCCGGCAGGTCTCTTCCGGCGTCCGCCTCGTCGTCGAAGACTGGGTCGAGCGCGTGGCGGCGGGACGCTAG
- a CDS encoding TonB-dependent receptor, which yields MRRPLRFAIALLLVAPLAAAQQPDDDEAPAPVKAEVAVVASLSGAEAEASTVAVLTRKQIERLPARSLSELLRYLPAVDVRRRGPEGVQADVSLRGADYNGTLVLVDGEPVNDPQTNHHTLDLDVPADAIERVEVLYGAASALYGSEAIGGVINVVTRGGSLGKARAQLEGRYVHGSHSLDAGSLRIATKITDAVTLSLDGSRSESSGFRDDREHAIGALRASVRVDTALGPVTLAGGAADRAFGAYAFYGTRFPNQQEWTRTRSLRLWADLALGAGWSLAPSASVRDHRDDFVLERTDPDFYRNQHETDRTAFRLVARRPLLGGTLAVGGETGRDTIDSTNLGDHARARSAAFVELGRPFSTATPSAGGFRAGLRVDTYETYGSRVSPQLAAWVALGAGLRARASIGTAFRVPTFTELYYVDPQTIGNPDLRPEQAVNVETGLTWDAGAVTLDAALFYRHGTDLIDFVRSSPLDPYRATNLRTVDTRGIEGTVSLAPSRLARTPLTRLSLGAAFYSADLEKLKSASGASEGRYVLDPLRVKWDFLAEARLPFRVDTLVRLSYFDRPSFDEGVLLLDARLGHDLLEGDILEVYVEGDNLGDVRYEEVPGVPLPGRTLAGGLRLTW from the coding sequence ATGAGACGCCCGCTGCGGTTCGCGATCGCCCTTCTCCTCGTCGCGCCGCTGGCCGCTGCCCAGCAGCCGGACGACGACGAGGCTCCGGCGCCCGTGAAGGCGGAGGTCGCCGTCGTCGCCTCGCTCTCCGGCGCCGAGGCCGAGGCGTCGACGGTCGCGGTCCTGACGCGGAAGCAGATCGAACGGCTCCCGGCCCGCTCCCTCTCGGAGCTCCTCCGCTACCTTCCCGCGGTCGACGTGAGGCGACGCGGCCCGGAAGGCGTCCAGGCCGACGTCTCGCTCCGCGGTGCCGACTACAACGGCACGCTCGTCCTCGTCGACGGCGAGCCGGTGAACGACCCCCAGACGAACCACCACACCCTGGACCTGGACGTCCCCGCAGACGCGATCGAGCGGGTCGAGGTTCTCTACGGGGCCGCCTCCGCGCTCTACGGATCGGAGGCGATCGGCGGCGTCATCAACGTCGTCACGCGTGGCGGGAGCCTCGGAAAGGCCCGGGCCCAGCTCGAGGGGCGCTACGTCCACGGCTCCCACTCCCTCGACGCGGGGAGCCTTCGGATCGCGACGAAGATCACCGACGCCGTCACGCTCTCCCTCGACGGCTCGCGCTCCGAGTCGAGCGGGTTCCGCGACGACCGCGAGCACGCGATCGGGGCGCTGAGGGCATCGGTCCGCGTCGACACGGCCCTCGGCCCCGTCACCCTCGCCGGGGGCGCGGCGGACAGGGCCTTCGGTGCGTACGCCTTCTACGGGACGCGATTCCCGAACCAGCAGGAATGGACGAGGACGCGGAGCCTTCGCCTCTGGGCCGACCTCGCCCTCGGCGCGGGCTGGTCGCTGGCGCCTTCCGCCTCCGTCCGGGACCACCGGGACGACTTCGTCCTCGAAAGGACCGACCCGGATTTCTACCGCAACCAGCACGAGACCGACCGCACGGCTTTCCGGCTCGTGGCACGCCGGCCGCTCCTCGGCGGAACGCTCGCCGTCGGCGGCGAGACGGGGCGCGACACGATCGACTCCACGAACCTCGGCGACCACGCCCGTGCGCGCAGCGCCGCCTTCGTCGAGCTGGGGCGGCCGTTCTCGACGGCGACGCCCTCCGCCGGAGGGTTCCGCGCCGGACTGCGCGTCGACACGTACGAAACCTACGGGTCGAGGGTCTCGCCCCAGCTCGCAGCCTGGGTCGCGCTCGGCGCGGGATTGAGGGCCCGGGCGTCGATCGGCACCGCCTTCCGGGTCCCGACGTTCACCGAGCTCTACTACGTCGACCCGCAGACGATCGGCAACCCGGACCTGCGCCCCGAGCAGGCCGTGAACGTCGAAACCGGGCTGACGTGGGACGCCGGGGCGGTGACCCTCGACGCCGCCCTCTTCTACCGCCACGGGACCGACCTGATCGACTTCGTGAGGTCGTCGCCGCTCGACCCGTACCGGGCGACGAACCTCAGGACCGTCGATACGCGAGGGATCGAGGGGACCGTCTCTCTCGCCCCGTCCCGTCTCGCGCGCACGCCTCTGACGCGACTCTCGCTCGGCGCCGCCTTCTACTCCGCAGATCTCGAGAAGCTGAAGTCCGCATCGGGCGCGAGCGAGGGGCGATACGTCCTCGACCCGCTCCGCGTGAAGTGGGATTTCCTGGCCGAGGCCCGGCTCCCCTTCCGCGTCGACACGCTCGTCCGCCTCTCGTACTTCGACCGCCCGTCGTTCGACGAGGGGGTCCTCCTCCTCGACGCCCGTCTCGGCCACGACCTCCTGGAGGGGGACATCCTCGAGGTGTACGTCGAGGGCGACAACCTCGGCGACGTCCGCTACGAGGAAGTGCCGGGGGTTCCTCTCCCGGGCCGGACCCTGGCCGGAGGCCTGCGCCTCACCTGGTGA
- a CDS encoding helix-turn-helix transcriptional regulator encodes MDSAVLLFTTRGYAATSVREIVEMAGVTKPALYYHFESKEGIYLAILDDLVRIADEGIAASRVATGTARERLEGFLLGIYGSSRRRRRGSG; translated from the coding sequence ATGGACTCAGCTGTCCTGCTCTTCACGACCCGTGGCTACGCGGCGACTTCGGTCAGGGAGATCGTCGAAATGGCGGGAGTCACGAAGCCGGCCCTCTATTACCACTTCGAGAGCAAGGAAGGGATCTACCTCGCGATTCTCGACGATCTCGTGAGGATTGCCGACGAAGGGATCGCCGCGAGCCGGGTCGCGACCGGCACGGCAAGGGAGCGTCTCGAGGGGTTCCTCCTCGGGATCTACGGCTCTTCGAGACGAAGAAGGCGTGGGTCCGGATGA
- a CDS encoding efflux RND transporter periplasmic adaptor subunit, with amino-acid sequence MNRSLAALLPVALVLALTGCGKSADGKSAPDGGRPPVAVETAKATASELEETVDVVGTLTARSEADVKTEYSGTVVEVFVTQWVRVKAGTPLARLDSSEIDAAVQAARATALQAEVASKRAARELERTVKLKEAGLATQQGLDEARSVEEAARAGAAAAKAQLAMAQTRLAKAVVRAPIDGVVALRNVNVGDYVENMGNPPPMFRVVDNRVLELTANVPSARMSALKVGQPFAFTSDALQGRTFSGKVSFINPAADEASRTVKVKAEVPNTDQALKTGLFVKGRIVTGTRAGVLVVPRSALVSWDTLTGKGSVFVVDGGVARRVDVETGAAPGDRVEVVKGLGAGQEVVTRGGFNLREGDKVLVSKEA; translated from the coding sequence ATGAATCGCTCGCTCGCCGCCCTCCTTCCGGTCGCCCTCGTCCTCGCCCTCACTGGCTGCGGCAAGTCCGCCGACGGGAAGTCCGCGCCAGACGGGGGCCGGCCCCCCGTGGCCGTCGAGACGGCAAAGGCCACAGCATCCGAGCTCGAAGAGACCGTCGACGTCGTCGGCACCCTGACGGCCCGGAGCGAGGCCGACGTGAAGACCGAGTATTCCGGAACGGTCGTCGAGGTCTTCGTCACCCAGTGGGTCCGCGTGAAGGCGGGGACGCCTCTGGCGCGCCTCGATTCGAGCGAGATCGACGCGGCGGTCCAGGCGGCCCGCGCCACGGCGCTGCAGGCGGAGGTCGCCTCGAAGCGAGCGGCACGCGAGCTGGAGCGGACCGTGAAGCTGAAGGAGGCGGGCCTCGCGACGCAGCAGGGCCTCGACGAGGCCAGGTCGGTCGAGGAGGCTGCCCGGGCCGGCGCCGCCGCAGCAAAGGCGCAGCTCGCCATGGCCCAGACCCGCCTGGCGAAAGCCGTGGTCCGCGCCCCGATCGACGGCGTCGTCGCCCTCCGGAACGTGAACGTCGGCGACTACGTGGAGAACATGGGGAACCCGCCGCCGATGTTCCGGGTCGTCGACAACCGGGTGCTCGAGCTGACCGCGAACGTCCCGTCGGCCCGGATGTCCGCCCTGAAGGTGGGCCAGCCGTTCGCCTTCACGAGCGACGCCCTGCAGGGCCGGACGTTCTCGGGAAAGGTCTCGTTCATCAACCCCGCCGCCGACGAGGCGAGCCGGACGGTGAAGGTGAAGGCCGAGGTCCCGAACACGGACCAGGCGCTGAAGACGGGGCTCTTCGTGAAGGGACGGATCGTCACGGGCACCCGGGCCGGCGTCCTCGTCGTTCCGCGGTCGGCGCTCGTCTCCTGGGACACCCTGACGGGGAAGGGCTCCGTCTTCGTCGTGGACGGGGGCGTCGCCAGGCGCGTCGACGTCGAGACGGGGGCGGCCCCCGGCGACCGCGTCGAGGTCGTGAAGGGGCTCGGGGCGGGGCAGGAGGTCGTGACCCGCGGCGGCTTCAACCTCCGCGAGGGCGACAAGGTCCTCGTCTCGAAGGAGGCCTGA
- a CDS encoding EamA family transporter: MAPHAPGRLSALLTAVFVTFLWSTSWVLIKVGLAASLPPLPFAGLRYGLAALCLAPFALGPAEGRRRLREAPRATVGWLVLLGLVYIAVAQGAQFAALALLPAATVSIFLAMTPALVALASALARSEPPTPLQGAGVAMAAAGAVLYFWPGSLAVPGAAGVAVALVALSANAAGALLGRKVNRESSLPPLSVTFVSLSVGALALLSGGVALQGLPPLDLRTAAVVAWLAVVNTAVAFTLWNRSLKTLTAVESSVVNGLMLPQIALLAVAFLGEELGFREIAGLLLVGAGTLVVQLPRTR; encoded by the coding sequence GTGGCACCGCACGCGCCCGGGCGCCTCTCCGCCCTCCTCACCGCGGTCTTCGTCACCTTCCTCTGGTCGACGTCCTGGGTCCTCATCAAGGTCGGGCTCGCGGCGAGCCTTCCGCCCCTTCCCTTCGCCGGGCTCCGGTACGGCCTCGCGGCGCTCTGCCTCGCCCCGTTCGCGCTCGGCCCGGCGGAAGGACGACGGCGCCTGCGCGAGGCCCCGCGCGCGACGGTCGGCTGGCTGGTTCTCCTCGGGCTCGTCTACATCGCCGTGGCGCAGGGGGCCCAGTTCGCCGCCCTCGCGCTCCTCCCGGCGGCGACCGTCAGCATCTTCCTGGCGATGACGCCCGCCCTCGTGGCTCTGGCGAGCGCCCTCGCGCGGAGCGAGCCGCCGACGCCGCTTCAGGGGGCGGGCGTCGCGATGGCGGCCGCGGGCGCCGTCCTCTACTTCTGGCCCGGATCGCTCGCCGTTCCGGGTGCGGCGGGCGTCGCGGTCGCGCTCGTGGCGCTCTCGGCCAACGCCGCGGGGGCGCTCCTCGGTCGAAAGGTGAACCGCGAGTCGTCCCTGCCGCCTCTCTCCGTGACGTTCGTGAGCCTGTCCGTGGGCGCCCTCGCCCTCCTCTCGGGGGGCGTCGCCCTCCAGGGTCTCCCGCCGCTCGACCTGCGTACGGCCGCCGTCGTCGCGTGGCTCGCGGTCGTGAACACCGCCGTCGCGTTCACGCTCTGGAACCGCTCGCTGAAGACCCTGACCGCGGTCGAGTCGAGCGTCGTGAACGGCCTGATGCTCCCGCAGATCGCGCTCCTGGCGGTCGCCTTCCTCGGTGAAGAGCTCGGATTTCGCGAGATCGCAGGCCTCCTGCTCGTGGGGGCCGGGACGCTCGTGGTCCAGCTGCCCAGGACGCGATGA
- a CDS encoding SMI1/KNR4 family protein, protein MRRGRHPHLEVDAPKAPPTEEEIAAIEGAVGEKLPSELVDFLAVANGGKLDYIFELPTESGPFLLCFYSLYSTRHPYPGRSPGGLILHELEVERRLKDLRPGLLPIAADGGTSVLYVDLAPGRYGRIVAYVEGLPDWDGTPEGCFVDLAPSLDEYLSALYLNTVEESKRGG, encoded by the coding sequence ATGAGACGCGGCCGTCACCCCCACCTCGAGGTCGACGCGCCGAAGGCGCCGCCGACGGAAGAAGAGATCGCCGCCATCGAGGGAGCGGTCGGCGAAAAGCTCCCTTCCGAGCTGGTCGACTTCCTGGCCGTCGCGAACGGCGGGAAGCTCGACTACATCTTCGAGCTCCCGACGGAATCCGGGCCGTTCTTGCTCTGCTTCTACTCGCTCTACTCGACCCGGCATCCGTATCCCGGCCGGTCGCCCGGCGGACTGATCCTCCACGAGCTGGAGGTCGAACGGCGGCTCAAGGACCTGCGCCCCGGCCTCCTTCCGATCGCGGCCGACGGCGGGACCTCCGTCCTCTACGTCGATCTCGCTCCTGGGCGCTACGGGCGGATCGTCGCGTACGTCGAAGGGCTCCCGGACTGGGACGGAACGCCCGAAGGGTGCTTCGTCGACCTCGCCCCGAGCCTCGACGAGTACCTCTCGGCCCTCTACCTGAACACCGTCGAGGAATCGAAGCGGGGGGGCTGA
- a CDS encoding nuclear transport factor 2 family protein, whose product MARFLPAFLALALVASTAMSEPPIGPKRVPAPAAVATEARTLLETQAAAWNRGDLDAFCAVYADDALFLTAFGLTKGREQVLARYKARYPDAAARGILSFEVLSVDVLAPVPSKKPIDAIGLVARWKISHADKPAAEGLTLLNLVRFKGGWRIVHDASM is encoded by the coding sequence ATGGCGCGCTTCCTTCCGGCCTTCCTCGCCCTTGCGCTCGTCGCTTCGACCGCCATGTCCGAGCCACCAATCGGCCCGAAGCGGGTCCCGGCTCCAGCGGCGGTCGCAACGGAGGCGCGGACCCTCCTCGAGACGCAGGCCGCCGCCTGGAACCGGGGCGACCTCGACGCCTTCTGCGCCGTCTACGCCGACGACGCCCTCTTCCTGACGGCGTTCGGCCTGACGAAGGGTCGTGAGCAGGTCCTCGCGCGCTACAAGGCCCGTTACCCCGACGCGGCTGCGCGCGGGATCCTCTCGTTCGAGGTGCTGTCGGTCGACGTTCTCGCACCCGTGCCCTCGAAGAAGCCGATCGACGCGATCGGCCTCGTCGCACGATGGAAGATCTCTCACGCCGACAAGCCCGCGGCGGAGGGACTCACCCTCCTGAACCTGGTGAGGTTCAAGGGCGGCTGGCGCATCGTCCACGACGCGTCGATGTGA
- a CDS encoding patatin-like phospholipase family protein, whose amino-acid sequence MRRAARGAFALSLLLAASPSPAETPKRPRVGLVLSGGSAHGFAHVGVLKVLEELRVPVDVVAGTSMGSIVGGLYASGMSPAEMERLLLTTDWEDLLDDRPSRDRLSYRRKQDDVLNYVDLEMGLTKKGIAFPSGLVAGQKLSFLLKSLTLGTVGVESFDALPIPFRCVATDITTGEKVVLSDGSLAEAIRASMSLPAVFSPVPRGSRLLVDGGLVENLPVAEAEAMGAQVVVAVDVSSDKLDPEKLLSFGGVLSRTISLPIRQNVSAALLRASVVVRPRVGDIPSMDFARAADLVARGEAAGRALAKELSALSVTEEEYSAFRERVRGRRPESPVVDAIQTVSAGVDTRQITSRLETRVGSPLDVAVLRRDLDRIYEMGVFETVDFRLLRDEGRNVLLIDARPKSWGPTFLRVGGAFEANFDGNATLALRATLHSMQLNGRGGELKTTIELGTVPGANLEYYQPLDYRGRFFVSASVLYQRSLARVSVPGGPVGEAQVSVLQAAFDGGVSLGSYGQIHAGVFRGTGGADIVLAEAPQEDLSFDHGGLFGYVGYDTLDDLAFPRRGTLAAGRLEAFREDMGSDSSFYRLFARGVQVLPLGARTTVIGSAGWEDTLGSDPPYYMLFTLADFSRVSALSRENVAGERAASLSASVSHRIASLPTRIGRGVYVGGTFELARVWTRREETSLSGLRPAGGIYAGADTVLGPIYAGIVSGYGGSTNFFVFLGRPF is encoded by the coding sequence ATGCGCCGGGCCGCACGGGGCGCGTTCGCCCTCTCTCTCCTCCTCGCCGCGTCCCCCTCGCCGGCCGAAACCCCGAAGAGGCCGCGCGTCGGTCTCGTGCTTTCCGGAGGCTCGGCCCACGGTTTCGCACATGTCGGCGTTCTCAAGGTGCTCGAGGAGCTGCGGGTCCCCGTCGACGTCGTCGCGGGGACGAGCATGGGCTCCATCGTCGGCGGCCTCTACGCCTCCGGGATGTCGCCGGCGGAGATGGAGCGTCTCCTCCTGACGACCGACTGGGAGGACCTCCTCGACGACCGGCCGTCCCGCGACCGCCTCTCGTACCGGCGCAAGCAGGACGACGTCCTCAACTACGTGGACCTCGAAATGGGCCTGACGAAGAAGGGGATCGCGTTTCCGTCGGGCCTCGTCGCGGGCCAGAAGCTGAGCTTCCTCCTGAAGTCGCTCACGCTCGGCACCGTCGGGGTCGAGAGCTTCGACGCGCTTCCGATCCCCTTCCGGTGCGTCGCCACCGACATCACGACCGGCGAGAAGGTCGTCCTCTCGGACGGGAGCCTGGCCGAGGCGATCCGGGCCAGCATGTCGCTGCCGGCCGTCTTCTCGCCGGTTCCCCGCGGGAGCCGGCTCCTCGTCGACGGCGGCCTCGTCGAGAACCTCCCCGTGGCCGAGGCGGAGGCGATGGGTGCCCAGGTCGTCGTCGCCGTCGACGTCTCGAGCGACAAGCTCGACCCCGAGAAGCTCCTGTCGTTCGGCGGAGTCCTCAGCCGGACGATCAGCCTCCCGATCCGGCAGAACGTGTCGGCTGCCCTCCTGAGGGCGAGCGTCGTCGTAAGGCCCCGGGTCGGGGACATCCCGTCGATGGACTTCGCCCGCGCCGCCGATCTCGTGGCGCGCGGGGAGGCGGCGGGACGCGCCCTCGCGAAGGAGCTGTCGGCCCTCTCCGTCACCGAGGAGGAGTACAGCGCGTTTCGCGAGAGGGTGAGGGGGCGCCGACCCGAGTCTCCCGTCGTCGACGCGATCCAGACCGTCAGCGCCGGGGTCGACACCCGCCAGATCACGTCACGGCTCGAGACGCGGGTGGGGAGCCCGCTCGACGTGGCGGTCCTCAGGCGCGACCTGGACCGGATCTACGAGATGGGCGTCTTCGAGACGGTCGATTTCCGGCTCCTGCGCGACGAGGGCCGGAACGTCCTCCTGATCGACGCGCGACCCAAGTCGTGGGGCCCGACGTTTCTCCGCGTCGGCGGCGCCTTCGAGGCGAACTTCGACGGGAATGCCACGCTCGCGCTCCGCGCCACCCTCCACTCCATGCAGCTGAACGGGCGCGGCGGCGAGCTGAAGACGACCATCGAGCTCGGGACGGTCCCGGGCGCGAACCTCGAGTACTACCAGCCGCTCGACTACCGCGGCCGGTTCTTCGTCAGCGCCAGCGTCCTCTACCAGCGGTCGCTCGCCCGCGTCAGCGTTCCCGGCGGACCGGTCGGGGAGGCACAGGTGTCGGTCCTCCAGGCGGCGTTCGACGGAGGGGTGTCGCTCGGGTCGTACGGGCAGATTCACGCCGGCGTCTTCCGCGGCACGGGCGGCGCGGACATCGTTCTCGCGGAGGCGCCGCAGGAAGACCTGAGCTTCGACCACGGGGGCCTCTTCGGCTACGTCGGATACGACACGCTCGACGACCTCGCCTTCCCGCGCCGCGGGACTCTCGCCGCCGGCCGGCTGGAGGCCTTCCGCGAGGACATGGGCTCGGATTCGTCGTTCTACCGGCTCTTCGCGCGCGGCGTCCAGGTGCTGCCGCTCGGAGCGCGAACGACCGTGATCGGCTCGGCGGGCTGGGAGGACACGCTCGGCAGCGACCCGCCTTACTACATGCTCTTCACGCTCGCCGACTTCAGCAGGGTCTCCGCCCTCTCCCGCGAGAACGTCGCAGGAGAGCGGGCGGCGTCGCTCTCGGCCTCGGTCTCCCACCGGATCGCGAGCCTCCCGACGCGCATCGGCCGCGGTGTCTACGTCGGGGGGACGTTCGAGCTGGCGCGCGTCTGGACGCGCCGCGAGGAGACGAGCCTCTCGGGCCTGCGCCCCGCGGGGGGGATCTACGCCGGGGCCGACACCGTCCTCGGCCCGATCTACGCCGGAATCGTCTCCGGCTACGGCGGGAGCACGAACTTCTTCGTATTCCTCGGCCGGCCGTTCTGA